Part of the Anopheles gambiae chromosome 3, idAnoGambNW_F1_1, whole genome shotgun sequence genome is shown below.
TTTTCATCCCCAGCGAGCCGCACCCGTCCGACTGGGGGACGTAGAATTTATTGCGCGTGGGTGTTATGTCTAcaagaaaaagtgaaagtaaCATACTAAGACAGTTGTAGGGACAGGAAATCAGCTGCAATCGTAGCGCACTTACCGCCGGGACATTTGTACACACAGTTTTCCTCCACCGCTGCATCAAACACTTCGTGCACGACTTTGAACTTTTTCGCCACATGGAGCACATTCTTCATCACGTCCCCGAAGACGGCTTCCGCCGCGATGATGGCATCCCGCAGGTTCGCTATCATGTTCGAACCGTAGCCGGTGTACGCGTACGTCAGGAAGGTCAGCGAATAGATCGCCACCTTCATGTAGGGGATTTGCATTTTGTCCGGCCGGGGGGCTTTGCTTCTGTTCTTAGGTAGTCGGAGAACTTCCAGTATCGTCGTCGGTCTTGGCTGTAAAAATGGGACTGATTTGCGTCACTGCGTTTGTCGTTAACGGTGGGTCGTTCTCCCTTCCGCCGCAGGTGTGTTCGGTTCCGTTTCAAGATCACTGACGTGGCCAACGGCCGTACTTAGCGGTTGTCGTTCGTAATGCGGCAATTTTCACCAGAAGTAGTAAGCATTTTAGCAGGATTCAGTGTTTATTTATAGCTGcccgcttttttttattttatctagCTTGGTAGCTGCTTCAAATAAACAGGTGCTGGATGGAAGGGAGAAAGCCGGGAACAAAggggctgtttgttttgttgatgctTGAGGATATACACCGCAGTTGAATTCTTGCTCCGTTGCCGATGtgtcattttcatttaaacatttgcttcattctgttttttttctgtaaattGTATAAATGACCTTATATaactaatttaaaataataaatattgctCTAGAtgtaaaaatcaatcaaatttacCTGCAATTTCTCTAACCATAAAGTACTTTGTGCCGACAAAAACCGAAATAAACCGACCCGCGCCGGGACGCCGTTTGACAGTTGCcatttcaaaaactgttcatctgtgtgtgtgtgtgtgtgcccaaggtgacagccagtgttgtgcgttccttttttccctcccgctCTTTGCGCGATTTTGGCatcggaaaaaaaacaaagcaaaaagttGATCCGCATTTCACACGCATTTTTCCACGCTGAAAACTGTCCCGCAGCAAAGTGTACTACCGAAAATGCAAATGCGTGGACTATGTACGGTGCTGGCTTGAAAGGGGCGTCCGGAAGCGTGCGCAATCCAAAGGTAAGATACGGAGGAACGGCGGCGGCACCAGCATCCACCTCCGCGCACCGTCCCCCTGCCGGAGAAGCGCACGGCGGCGAGGAGGAGCATCAGCATCGGGCTCGGGAGCAAAAATCCATCGGAGGCGCTCTGCCACCCAATGTGGAGGGTCGTGCTCGCGGTACGCTGACGATCGGGTTTGGCAACTTCCTAGAATCTCCCCGTGCCTCGCCGGCAGCACCGGGCAGTTCCGCCACCACCGTTGGCATCCGGTGGAACGGTACGAAGGTGTACGTAGCGGTCGATTTGCAGCTAGTGTGGTGGGGCCAGAAGGCATCCACCCCGGTCGGAACGCTTCACTGGGCACAGGGAAGGAAGGACTGTGCCAGCGTCCAGTACGAGGTGCGCACCAGCGGCGAGCTTTTCCGTCGCTACCTGAAAAGCTGTGAACCGATTCGACTGCGGCTGTACTCGAGACGAACCGAAACCCTCATCGGCACGGCAAAGGTAGAGGTGCCGGGGAAAATCATCAATTTCACCGACTGCGGACAACCCATTGCGGCACAAGCTTCCGGTGAGATACTGAGCGTGCGGGGTTTTCGGCTCGGCGAGCTGTGCTTGGAATTTGCGCTCAAGCTCGACCCCAAGGAGCAAgtgcaaacagcaaaccctcccaAAGCGCTCGTTCCCACTGCATCacagaaaggaaaagaaaatcgaaaaatGTTGTGCGTTGAGCAACCACCGATGAAAAGCTTCCCattggcggcggcggcaccaTCAAACGCCTCCCTGGCCGTGGAAGGCAAGCCGGCACCACtgcacgaaacaaaacaacgtcCACTGACCGGAACAGCGTACTATCTGACCGCAGCGAAGAAAAAGTTCACCACGCTCGATCACGACTCGAGGCGCAAAGTGTTGGACTACCTTACCGGCAAACCGTTCGACGAGGATGACCACTCCCGGCCGTCCTCTGAGCGGTCAACGCTGAGCGAAATCTGTTCCATCTCGCCAGCGGAAAGTATGCTGGAAGCGTTGGCCCGATACGACGCAGCGCCGGAACGGAACAAGCACAGCCTCCTGCAGGCCGTCGATTGCGTACGGGTGCTGGTCGAAGGGCTGCGGCTAACCCGGGCGGGGCAGAAAGAGCTGCAGCACCGAACGAAGCACCAGTGGCATGCCCCGACCGCCCCGACCGGGTTCATTGTGAAGCTGAAGTTTTCGCGCAATCCCACCACCACGCTGCTCAAGTTCATCTCCAGCCCGGTGGCGTTCGATGAGGTGGAGGTGTCGTTCGACAGCCAGCCGAAAACGACCCGGCTTGTGCTGCCTGGGGCGGGTGGCGATGAGGGGGCAACGTTCGAGTTCGGGCTGCATCTGAACGTGGGCAGCACGATTGCCAAGGCGCGACTGTTCCACCTAGGATCGGCTACGGTGACGCTGCGCGAGCTGTTGGACGGTCGGTTGGGCTGTCACAAGCGTTGCCCCGTTCGGCTGGCCGCGGATGACATTCTGCTCGGCACGCTGACGATCCGCATGCAGCTCGGTCGACGGGGGCTTCACTTTGGATCGGAGCTGATCGACGCTGTAACGGGCAACGAAGACAATGTTACGCTGGAAAGTGACTCGAGCGATTCGAGCGAAGACTCGTGGGATGGTCCTGCAACGGAACCGCTACCTAGCCGCCGGCCACTGCATTGCTCACACGCTCACAACAGACCACGCTCTTGCGGGCTTCAGGCCGCTAGGGGAACACACCACCTTCGCTCTCATGGACTGTTTCCAAGCGCTAGCTGGACGTGTACCGGACACACCGGATGTCCCTCGGAGCAGCAACGCCAATCATCGAACGCTTCGGAAGGTCAACAATCACATTCCGCCGCTGgcaagcaacaacagcagcccaACGAAGCgtcaacgaacgaacgaaatggCGCACCGAATCGTCAACAAGCGGGCCCGAACGCAATGGAAACGGAAACAAGTGCCCCCGCCGAGCGGGCGAAACTTCTCCACGGCTTGCTTCATCTCGGTCAGCTACGATCGGTACCGGCGAGCGAATACTTCCTCGTGTCCCATCCCTTCTGGACGGAGGATACGACCACGCTCACGTCGGAACTGTGCCCCGAGGGTGGCAACTTTAACTACCTGCGCACGTTCCCCGTGCTCGCCGACGGGGCGTTTATCGAGCGCGTCCGCAACCAGCACATGGTGGTGGAGCTGTGGCAGAAGCCGCGAGGCGAGCCGGAAAAGCTGCTCGGCCTGACGCGCCTTCCCTTGCACCAGTTCTACATCGCGTTCCGTGATGCGCAGCTGAGCGAGCATTTGTCGCACGCCAAGTTGCCGGTCATTTCGATCGATGGTTGGAGCGGTATCGGATCACCGTTGGCGGGTGAACCGTGCGGTGACATACAGGCTATTCTGGCGATCGGGACGGAGGAGCAGATTGAACACTTTAAGGCGATGCGCAATCTACAGCACGTGTCGGCGGATGTTCCGCGCTCCCTGGCGCATGCACCACGCGTCACAGTGCCAACGGCAACGACGGTAAGCTCTCCGACACGCCGCATCTATCCGCGGCCGGAGCACAAATCGATACAAACGATGAGCAGCGGCACCAAGCAGCCGCAAACGTCCGAGGTAGCGAACATGCTGTCCGCGTTCATCGAAAACCTTGCGCAACGGTTGCCCATTTCGTCGGAGCGCAGCACGGCGCCGAGCTACGATCACAGCAACGCGGCGGCCGATCAGCCAATGGACGGCACGCACGTTGGCTCACCGCACTCGAACGCGAATCGGCCTCAGCTGCGCAAAACGGCCGACCTGCTGGACAATCTGCAGAAGGCACTCTCACAGCGACCGTCCGCTGCCGCCCTGGAAGGGTTGGGTGGGTTGGGCGGTATGGCTTCGCTACTCGGCGCTGCTTCCGGTGGTGCACCGCGGGCCGATCAAACGCCACCGGCGGCGGGTGCTGGGACGGCCAGCGGACAGCCTCACGATGCTACGACGATTCCGGTAACGAAGCAGGAGGATGATCATCCTCCGACAGCCATGTCTTCGGAAGACCAGCCAACCGACTCGACGGAAAGCTCTTCCTCCTGCTCCGAGAGCAAAGCGTCGCCAAGCGGTGAAACCGGTACAGCGCCACCGATCGATGAGTGTAAAGTGTTTCGCGTCGCGATCGAGATCGAGCAGGCGGTCAATCTGCCGAAGCTGACCATCAGCAAGAAGTATGCGAAGCGGCACAAGAACCGCAACGTGCCCGTCGACACGCTCGAGCTGGAGCCGAGCGCGTACGCCACGTTCGAGGGCTACAATCTGAAGCCAGGCATGCCGAACACGGTGAAATCGCACGAGGGCATCGTGTACACAACGCACGTGCTGGAGCGCAACTGTGCGCCCGGGTGGCAGAAACGGTTCGAGGTGCAGCTGCCGGTTGATCTGATGATGAATGTAAGTGTTTACTCGCCTTCCACGGGGAAGTGTGTTGCtcgaattaattatttaatccatttttttaGGATGAGAAACGATTCATATTGAAAGTTTGGCGCAAAGCGGCACTGAGTGATGCGCCCAAATGTCGGCTGCTGCCCGCCCCGATGGAGGACGCCGTGATTGGGTTCTGTGCGATCGATCTGAGCGTGCTGCTGTCCGGCATGCCGTACATCCTCGGCTGGTACAACATTATGGACTTTTCCGGGCGCTGCAACGGACAGATTAAGGTACGATCGCGAGACCAGAGGGCAGTGACAAGAAATGGCTACATAAAATTATCCTCTCCTTTGCTTTTAGGTGAACGTACAACCGCTGGAAAACGTGCAAGTGTACAAAACGCTCGACGAGCAAATGAACTTCCAGATACCGCTCTCGATCGACGTGGACTGCAGTGGGGTCGGGCTGGATGCGGCGGCCAGCAACACTTCGCTCAGCCGTGCCCTGAAGCGCAAGTTTACCGAGCTGGAAGAGATCACCGAACGGCTGAAGGCGCGACTGTTCGACGTGACCGgcgatgatgaggatgatgacgatggggATGCGGACGCCGATCCGGACGATGAGTTCGAGCGCGATCTCAACACGGAAGCGgcagaggaggaggaagaggacgatGAACTGTGGGCCGATCAGTTCGGGGATATGTCGAACCAGAAGCGCAACAGCCAGTATCCGAACGGTGCGCTAACGCTAACGACCAACACCTCGTCCTACTCGATGTGCGCTACGGATCGGAGTGTAAGCGAACGGCCGGAACGTAGCCTTACCGGCTGCTCGAACCGGCAGCTGCAGCTGGAGGAGTTGCTCCAAACGCACGACATCGACACGCTGATCAATCCGGCCATCATGAAGAATCTCCTCAATCCGTCCAACTCGGACGAAACGCCTCCGCTGGCGGTGGACGATGGTGGTGCGACCGATGCCGATATGAGTGACGGGAATGCATCCTCCCGATCGTCACTGCTGCCGAACGATGaggcgaagcagcagcaggaagcgaATGGAGCACCGCCACCGACGGGCGACGTGAAGGTGCGACAGATCGCGTCCGCCCTGCAAAGGACAACCATCTCCGACGCGAACTGTGGCGGCATGAACAAATGTCGGGAAGCGCCCGAAGGCGAACCGATGAAGAAGGATGTTAACAATTAAGGGTGAGATAGGACTCCCTCGATGTAGtttgcactagtgatgggtaaagttggcaaaaatctagagtcgactccgatcctaATTCGACAATTTCAGAACCGACTTCGCAAGATAGGTTCGCCGAGCATTAtacggagtcgttcggagttgtctggagtcgaCCCGAGTCGTAtgaagttgtccggagtcgtacggagtcgtctggtgtcgtctggagtcggagttatccggagttgtccggagtcgtccagaatcaATCAGTAATTGTACAGAATCAATTCgtagttgtccggagtcatcctAAGTCATCAGATGTCGTATGAAGTCCTcaggagtcgtctggaatcatcagaagtcgtctggagtcgtctggaggcGTCCAGAGTCGGTCggcagacaaaaaaacacaaagaaatgAAATTCCTAATAACAAGCACATTACACCGGTCGACTCTgatcgactctggacgactgcgaatgactccagacgactccggacgactccggatgactccagaaaACTACGGACGACTCTAGATGACTCCAGaaaactccggacgactccaaacgactgcGGACAACTTCGAACGTCTTCGTcccggacgacttcgactccgggcggaagtagtggttcccattttgccgtattcggaatcggactaacaatagccggagtCGTGAGTGCGCTCTACAGAGCACACCATTGATTTGTACAACAAGCAATttgcattttcattttaatcgTTATTTACCGATTTTATATGTCATCTCTTCTTTAGTGGTTAGCTTTTAATATTTATCTCGAAAacaagcgcacacaaacacacaccacactacTACACTATATCGTAATAATCGTGTACTTCTGGTTCGGACTCGGAAATTAAGCACCTTCAGAATGACGAGTTCAATCTTTCGACAACGAATTGTATCCAGCTTTTAATCAATAATAAGCTTCAATTAATGTGTTAGTTTACGAATCGTGTTTTGCTTTAGGCAGGTGAAAGAACAAGCGTGTTTGTTAACTGTAAGAAAAGCTTATCATACTGTTGCTCTACCTTAATTTATTAGCTTACCGCCTTCTGCCCCTCACTCAAACATTGAAAGGTAATTTTCTAACCGGAACTTTCGCTTCAACTGCTTGTTGCTGATGAATTGGATCGCTGCGCTGGTCTTATCGTGCCGGTGATAGTATGCACAGTGCCGAACACGCTGTAGAAGGCAACAACAGTAAGTCCGTTTAACTATAAACCAGGAACATCCCAAACATGCCAAAATCGCCTTACCTTATACTCGTTCAGTGCATCCAACCGTTTCTTCTGCTCCGACTTGTGCTTCGAGCAGGACCGTGCATCCTCAAGCTCCTGCACCATACAGCGCCGGCAAAGCGATCGCTCCGTTCTTAGATTCTTCCAGTAATCGACTTCTGGCCGCTCGTCGCACCGCAAACATCGGTCAAAGTTTTCCGTCTTGCAGAGCGTCCTTGCGGCGGGCATAATTTTGATGGTACCACCAAACGAATGATTCCGGATGTCTTTGCGCGTTTTGAAGAGATACGTTCCAACACTAATCCGAAGAAAGAGTAGAGTGAAATGTCTACCATAGATACAAAAGCCTGAACTCATCTACCACTTACCCAGGATAGGCAAGCGAACGATCCTTGGTACGCTCATCCGTTCCACTCCCGAACGGTTTGGCCATCTGCTTTGGTTTCGACTGCTTCTTCACTAGCTCGTAATCCCCCACGCCCGGGCTGTTGCTCACTTCCTCAAAGTTAAACCGCACACTGTTGGCAACGAGCGGCCCGTACCCTTTACGGCTGATGGGCTTTCGCAGTGCCGGATGGTCCTCGGGTGTCCCCGGGTCGTACCCGATGTTGTGCGCTCCCGGTGCAAGATTCTCTCCCAGCAGTTCCGGTTGACGGCGGCGCATCAGCGAACTCAGGGCCGGACCTCGCAGGGGTACCGTTTCCCGCTCGATGCCGGAACCGAAGAAGATCCTTGCCTGGGGAGGGCGCTGGATGACGTACTCGAAGCCTGAGGAAGATACTAAAACGGATTAAACCACAGGGGCCAATTCGGAAGGTTCTTGGCATGATTTTGGAGAGTACTGAGGCACCACTTCTTCACCGATTCGCACCAAACTCATTGCAACGTCCGAGGATAAGCTGATACTCTTTGCGCGCTTCCCGCAGAAGCAGACGTGAGAATTCGTTCATTTCAATCATCTCCAGAAGATCTACACTACTTTATGTGAATCCCCGAATGTTCCTAGTGTTGTCTCACCGAGTTCCATAATCAGACTGCAAAGTTTGGAGAAAGCAGCAGAGTCTTTGCCACCGAAAACTCTATCCAACGGAAGAGGGGGAGGATACATAACTCAAACCCCTTTCAGAACTTCCACCAAAAAGCAACGAAAGCAACGACCACGTGCGCCGTCACGTTGGTGAAAAGCGTGTCTTCGTTTGGCGGCATAAGCAGGGGGGCAGTGACTCCTTCCCCGTAGTGTGGGGGCGCAAAAGTAAACATGCCGTTAAGTTTGCATAGATTGTAAGGCggtaaagaaacaaaagcatTACATCGGGAAATGAGAGTggagggggggagagagagtgcgGGGTTTATTGGTATGTGATTTATTTTCCCCAAGACCTTAACTCAATCAAACGAAAATCCCTTTTCCCCCGGGGGGGTTCTTGAAAAGGGGTATTGGGAAGAAAAAGACGAAGAAAAGCATGGATCAAAATTTGAATCTACCCACTGTCAATCGAACCGAAATCGAACCGTGGGACAATTGATTGGCCCATAAATTGTGCTTGTTTTTTGGAAAACGACCACCATCGGAATGGAGACGGCAACAAGGCAGGGTAAAAGGGTCCGTAGAAGAAGCTAGTCGGTTGATTAATGAGATGCTTCCGGGGTGAATCGAACGAAGATCCAAGTAGGCTCTCAATACTGCAGTGAAACCCAGAATTAGCAGAGACGTACCTGCAAGAGTAAATTTCAACAATTGGAGATTTTACATTCATATTTGtataataaacaataaatccCATTTCCCGATTAGGTAAGTCCCGGAAACATGTGTATTTCCGTGCCGGTAGTGTGTCGTACTAATGTGGtacattttcaatttccaaaACCATTCATGTCTGAAGATTTATAGCTTCATACCGAAACTGTGCCGCTGTGGCTCGGAATAAGAGATACGGAATAGCTCAAACCCCAGACTATCGACACGACTCGTCGCGTGACAATCGGAAACTCATAGCTGGCGAGAACTTGTTGGAGGAAATCGACCGTTTGAAGACGACTTCCACTGGGGAGGCAAAATATGAAAACTCCCTGCACGGGTTCTTCACACTTTCGCGCGGTAAGAGTTTTTTTGCTCGTCCGTTTTATATCCGTCGAACGCGGGTGAAGATTTCATCGACCGTTTTAGATCCTTGTCCCGTTCCTTCGGCTTGTTAACCCCCATATATCCAATTTGTGGTTGGCGCTCCAGCTGTGTGAGTAGCTCCC
Proteins encoded:
- the LOC133393273 gene encoding uncharacterized protein LOC133393273 isoform X1, with amino-acid sequence MIEMNEFSRLLLREARKEYQLILGRCNEFVSSSGFEYVIQRPPQARIFFGSGIERETVPLRGPALSSLMRRRQPELLGENLAPGAHNIGYDPGTPEDHPALRKPISRKGYGPLVANSVRFNFEEVSNSPGVGDYELVKKQSKPKQMAKPFGSGTDERTKDRSLAYPGVGTYLFKTRKDIRNHSFGGTIKIMPAARTLCKTENFDRCLRCDERPEVDYWKNLRTERSLCRRCMVQELEDARSCSKHKSEQKKRLDALNEYKRVRHCAYYHRHDKTSAAIQFISNKQLKRKFRLENYLSMFE
- the LOC1270815 gene encoding uncharacterized protein LOC1270815; the protein is MYGAGLKGASGSVRNPKVRYGGTAAAPASTSAHRPPAGEAHGGEEEHQHRAREQKSIGGALPPNVEGRARGTLTIGFGNFLESPRASPAAPGSSATTVGIRWNGTKVYVAVDLQLVWWGQKASTPVGTLHWAQGRKDCASVQYEVRTSGELFRRYLKSCEPIRLRLYSRRTETLIGTAKVEVPGKIINFTDCGQPIAAQASGEILSVRGFRLGELCLEFALKLDPKEQVQTANPPKALVPTASQKGKENRKMLCVEQPPMKSFPLAAAAPSNASLAVEGKPAPLHETKQRPLTGTAYYLTAAKKKFTTLDHDSRRKVLDYLTGKPFDEDDHSRPSSERSTLSEICSISPAESMLEALARYDAAPERNKHSLLQAVDCVRVLVEGLRLTRAGQKELQHRTKHQWHAPTAPTGFIVKLKFSRNPTTTLLKFISSPVAFDEVEVSFDSQPKTTRLVLPGAGGDEGATFEFGLHLNVGSTIAKARLFHLGSATVTLRELLDGRLGCHKRCPVRLAADDILLGTLTIRMQLGRRGLHFGSELIDAVTGNEDNVTLESDSSDSSEDSWDGPATEPLPSRRPLHCSHAHNRPRSCGLQAARGTHHLRSHGLFPSASWTCTGHTGCPSEQQRQSSNASEGQQSHSAAGKQQQQPNEASTNERNGAPNRQQAGPNAMETETSAPAERAKLLHGLLHLGQLRSVPASEYFLVSHPFWTEDTTTLTSELCPEGGNFNYLRTFPVLADGAFIERVRNQHMVVELWQKPRGEPEKLLGLTRLPLHQFYIAFRDAQLSEHLSHAKLPVISIDGWSGIGSPLAGEPCGDIQAILAIGTEEQIEHFKAMRNLQHVSADVPRSLAHAPRVTVPTATTVSSPTRRIYPRPEHKSIQTMSSGTKQPQTSEVANMLSAFIENLAQRLPISSERSTAPSYDHSNAAADQPMDGTHVGSPHSNANRPQLRKTADLLDNLQKALSQRPSAAALEGLGGLGGMASLLGAASGGAPRADQTPPAAGAGTASGQPHDATTIPVTKQEDDHPPTAMSSEDQPTDSTESSSSCSESKASPSGETGTAPPIDECKVFRVAIEIEQAVNLPKLTISKKYAKRHKNRNVPVDTLELEPSAYATFEGYNLKPGMPNTVKSHEGIVYTTHVLERNCAPGWQKRFEVQLPVDLMMNDEKRFILKVWRKAALSDAPKCRLLPAPMEDAVIGFCAIDLSVLLSGMPYILGWYNIMDFSGRCNGQIKVNVQPLENVQVYKTLDEQMNFQIPLSIDVDCSGVGLDAAASNTSLSRALKRKFTELEEITERLKARLFDVTGDDEDDDDGDADADPDDEFERDLNTEAAEEEEEDDELWADQFGDMSNQKRNSQYPNGALTLTTNTSSYSMCATDRSVSERPERSLTGCSNRQLQLEELLQTHDIDTLINPAIMKNLLNPSNSDETPPLAVDDGGATDADMSDGNASSRSSLLPNDEAKQQQEANGAPPPTGDVKVRQIASALQRTTISDANCGGMNKCREAPEGEPMKKDVNN
- the LOC133393273 gene encoding uncharacterized protein LOC133393273 isoform X2, which gives rise to MEGFEYVIQRPPQARIFFGSGIERETVPLRGPALSSLMRRRQPELLGENLAPGAHNIGYDPGTPEDHPALRKPISRKGYGPLVANSVRFNFEEVSNSPGVGDYELVKKQSKPKQMAKPFGSGTDERTKDRSLAYPGVGTYLFKTRKDIRNHSFGGTIKIMPAARTLCKTENFDRCLRCDERPEVDYWKNLRTERSLCRRCMVQELEDARSCSKHKSEQKKRLDALNEYKRVRHCAYYHRHDKTSAAIQFISNKQLKRKFRLENYLSMFE